The Chroicocephalus ridibundus chromosome 2, bChrRid1.1, whole genome shotgun sequence genome includes a region encoding these proteins:
- the RALBP1 gene encoding ralA-binding protein 1 isoform X2: MDIAIMTEGYAAFQEDSSGDEAESPSKLKRSKGIHVFKKPSFSKKKEKDFKIKEKPKDEKHKEEKHKEDKHKEKKSKDLTAADVVKQWKEKKKKKKPIQETEIPQVDVPSHRPVFGIPLSDAVDRTMMYDGIRLPAVFRECIDYVEKYGMKCEGIYRVSGIKSKVDELKAAYDREESPNLEEYEPNTVASLLKQYLRELPENLLTKELMPRFEDACGKSTEAEKVQECQRLLKELPECNHLLISWLIVHMDHVIAKELETKMNIQNISIVLSPTVQISNRVLYVFFTHVQEFFGNVTLKQVTKPLRWSNMATMPQLPETQESIKEEIRRQEFLLNCLHRDLQAGIKDLSKEERLWEVQRILTALKRKLREAKRQECETKIAQEIASLSKEDVSKEEMNENEEVINILLAQENEILTEQEELLAMEQFLRRQIASEKEEIDRLRAEIAEIQSRQQHGRSETEEYSSESESESEDEEELQVILEDLQRQNEELEIKNNHLNQAIHEEREAIIELRVQLRLLQRAKSEQQVQEEEEPEKPRGGVPQQQRDSVLETKAAKEQPKASKEQQVKPSPSKDRKETPI, encoded by the exons ATGGACATTGCCATTATGA CGGAAGGTTATGCTGCATTTCAAGAGGACAGTTCCGGTGATGAAGCTGAAAGCCCTTCAAAGTTGAAGCGGTCCAAGGGAATACATGTCTTCAAGAAACccagcttttccaaaaaaaaggaaaaggattttaaaataaaagagaaacccaaagatgaaaaacacaaggaagagaaacacaAGGAAGACAAGCATAAAGAGAAGAAGTCAAAAGACTTAACTGCAGCAGATGTTGTGAAACagtggaaagagaagaagaaaaagaaaaagccaattcAGGAGACAGAGATACCTCAAGTGGATGTTCCCAGTCACAGACCCGTGTTTGGCATCCCTTTGTCTGACGCGGTAGACAGGACGATGATGTATGATGGCATCCGCCTGCCAGCAGTTTTCCGTGAATGTATAGATTACGTAGAGAAGTACGGCATGAAATGTGAAGGCATCTACAGAGTTTCAG gaataaaatcAAAAGTCGATGAGCTAAAAGCAGCCTATGATCGAGAAGAATCTCCCAACCTGGAAGAATACGAGCCCAATACAGTAGCCAGCTTGCTGAAGCAGTACCTACGAGAACTGCCTGAAAATTTGCTTACCAAAGAGCTAATGCCCCGCTTTGAAGATGCTTGTGGGAAGAGCACAGAAGCTGAGAAAGTCCAGGAGTGCCAGAGGTTGCTGAAAGAGTTGCCAGAGTGTAACCACCTCCTGATTTCTTGGCTGATTGTGCATATGGACCATGTTATTGCAAAGgaactggaaacaaaaatgaacatCCAGAATATTTCCATAGTGCTCAGCCCTACTGTCCAG ATCAGCAACCGTGTcctgtatgtattttttacaCACGTTCAGGAGTTCTTTGGGAATGTGACCCTAAAGCAGGTGACAAAACCTCTTCGCTGGTCAAACATGGCAACAATGCCGCAACTTCCAGAAACACAAGAAAGCATCAAAGAAGAAATCAGGCGACAG GAGTTCCTACTGAACTGTTTACACAGAGACTTGCAGGCAGGGATAAAAGACTTGTCCAAAGAAGAGAGACTCTGGGAGGTGCAAAGAATTTTAACAGCTCTTAAGAGGAAACTACGAGAAGCTAAGAGACAG GAGTGTGAAACAAAGATTGCACAAGAAATTGCTAGCCTTTCAAAGGAGGATGTCTccaaagaagaaatgaatgagAACGAAGAAGTTATAAATATTCTGCTTGCACAG GAGAACGAGATTTTAACAGAACAAGAAGAACTGCTGGCCATGGAGCAGTTTCTGCGGAGACAGATTGCCTCGGAGAAGGAAGAAATAGATCGTCTTCGAGCAGAAATAGCTGAAATACAAAG TCGCCAGCAGCACGGCCGAAGTGAAACTGAGGAGTATTCTTCCGAGAGTGAAAGTGAGAgtgaagatgaggaggaactgCAGGTCATCCTGGAAGACTTACAGAGGCAGAATGAGGAACTGGAG ATAAAGAACAATCACCTGAACCAAGCGATTCACGAGGAGCGAGAGGCCATCATCGAACTGCGGGTACAGCTCCGGCTGCTGCAGCGAGCTAAATCGGAGCAGCAGGtgcaggaagaagaggagccagAAAAGCCCCGCGGGGGTGTTCCTCAGCAGCAAAGAGACAGTGTCCTGGAGACAAAAGCAGCCAAAGAGCAGCCAAAAGCAAGCAAGGAGCAGCAAGTCAAGCCATCGCCCAGtaaagacaggaaagaaactCCGATTTGA